In the genome of Girardinichthys multiradiatus isolate DD_20200921_A chromosome 7, DD_fGirMul_XY1, whole genome shotgun sequence, one region contains:
- the LOC124871993 gene encoding trace amine-associated receptor 13c-like codes for MATQEEAELCFPKLNSSCWKPTLHWSKAVLLNTVLSFICLTTVFLNLLIIISISQFRKLHTTTNILLLSLAVSDFLVGLLLMPGEILRSTTCWFLGDVICSLYYYLVCQIVSGSIGSIVLISVDRYVAICHPLHYATRITLGRVKCCICLCWLGVGFCSIFYVKDDLIQPGRGKSCFGECTFILSYLTGTIDLILTFIIPVSIIILLYMRVFVVAVSQARAMRSHITAVTLHCSANPATKRSELKAARTLGVLIVVYLTCYCPYYTYSLVETNVTSTAYASFLIFLFYFNSCLNPVIYALFYPWFRKAIKVIVTLQILQPGSCDANIL; via the exons ATGGCAACACAGGAAGAGGCTGAACTCTGTTTTCCAAAACTTAACAGCTCCTGCTGGAAGCCAACACTTCATTGGTCTAAAGCTGTGCTCCTGAACACAGTGCTGTCCTTTATCTGTCTGACCACTGTATTTCTCAACCTGCTCATCATCATTTCAATCTCCCAGTTCAG GAAGCTTCACACCACCACTAACATCCTCCTTCTTTCATTGGCTGTGTCAGATTTCCTTGTGGGTCTCCTGTTGATGCCTGGGGAAATCTTAAGAAGCACAACTTGCTGGTTTCTTGGAGATGTCATATGTTCTCTCTATTATTACCTGGTCTGCCAAATTGTTTCTGGTTCTATTGGAAGCATTGTTCTCATATCAGTTGACCGTTATGTGGCTATTTGTCACCCTTTACATTATGCCACTAGGATCACTTTAGGAAGAGTGAAGTGCTGTATTTGTCTATGTTGGCTTGGTGTAggtttttgcagcattttttatGTGAAGGATGATCTTATTCAACCAGGCAGAGGCAAATCCTGCTTTGGAGAGTGTACGTTTATATTAAGCTATCTGACTGGAACTATTGACCTAATTTTGACTTTTATAATTCCAGTTTCAATTATCATACTTTTGTACATGAGAGTATTTGTGGTGGCTGTGTCTCAGGCTCGTGCCATGCGCTCTCACATTACAGCTGTCACACTTCATTGTTCAGCAAACCCAGCAACAAAAAGATCAGAGTTAAAAGCAGCCAGGACTCTGGGTGTTCTCATTGTTGTATATCTAACATGTTACTGCCCATATTATACTTACTCCCTTGTTGAGACAAACGTGACCAGCACTGCATATGCGTCATTTTTgatatttctcttttattttaacTCCTGTCTAAACCCTGTCATATATGCCCTGTTCTACCCCTGGTTCAGAAAAGCTATTAAGGTCATTGTCACGCTGCAGATACTGCAGCCTGGCTCCTGTGATGCAAATATACTGTAG